One region of Aminobacterium colombiense DSM 12261 genomic DNA includes:
- the xseB gene encoding exodeoxyribonuclease VII small subunit yields the protein MNFSQKLDEIQKIVHTLEKDELPLEAALELFEQGVSLVKECQVYLTQAEQKIFLLTNSGKEEPLNMELKENNDE from the coding sequence ATGAATTTCAGTCAGAAATTAGATGAAATACAAAAGATCGTACATACATTAGAAAAAGATGAACTGCCTCTTGAAGCAGCCCTGGAGCTGTTTGAGCAGGGCGTGAGCCTCGTAAAAGAATGCCAGGTCTATTTAACACAAGCCGAGCAAAAAATTTTTCTTCTAACCAACTCTGGAAAAGAAGAGCCGTTGAACATGGAGCTCAAAGAAAACAATGATGAATGA
- the rpmB gene encoding 50S ribosomal protein L28 yields the protein MARVCECCGRGPVTGNAVSHSNRHTRRRWLVNLQNVKVDLGAGETRRMKICTKCLKSGKVKRAV from the coding sequence ATGGCTAGAGTTTGTGAATGTTGCGGCCGCGGACCTGTTACAGGAAACGCTGTCAGCCATTCCAATCGTCATACAAGAAGACGTTGGCTTGTCAATCTGCAGAATGTGAAGGTTGATCTTGGCGCTGGCGAAACACGACGCATGAAAATTTGTACAAAATGCCTTAAATCTGGCAAAGTCAAGCGGGCTGTATAG
- a CDS encoding thiamine diphosphokinase: MNTSKTGIFHLNGWKLRSSRFNKVPTILLIAGGRAPSVEWLVQTASLFDEIWCADAGIDICKKTGIVPHYLVGDSDSSSLEGRTWAEKMGVHIETYPVDKEYTDLQLTLRRIGETYSSPEVVLTGCWGGRLDHTWSNIFSALWAEDWGVHIRSLCDDKEALFILQGAEQVSFCFNRPEPEIISLFALEEKVEGVSIRGTRWELENVSLEMARPYAISNRLEKSREDYVEISVDKGRLAVYLYWTE, translated from the coding sequence ATGAACACATCTAAAACTGGGATTTTTCACTTAAATGGCTGGAAGCTGCGTTCAAGCCGTTTTAACAAAGTTCCGACCATCCTTCTCATAGCAGGTGGGCGAGCACCTTCAGTGGAGTGGCTTGTGCAGACTGCCTCGCTTTTTGACGAAATCTGGTGCGCTGACGCGGGAATCGACATATGCAAGAAGACCGGCATTGTGCCCCATTACCTTGTAGGAGACAGTGACAGCAGCTCTCTAGAAGGGAGGACATGGGCTGAAAAAATGGGGGTTCATATAGAAACATATCCTGTAGATAAGGAATATACTGACCTTCAGCTTACACTTAGAAGAATAGGCGAAACCTATTCTTCGCCGGAAGTTGTACTTACAGGATGTTGGGGAGGCCGTCTTGACCATACCTGGAGCAATATTTTTTCTGCCCTATGGGCTGAAGACTGGGGTGTTCATATTCGAAGCCTCTGTGACGACAAGGAAGCGCTCTTTATTCTTCAGGGAGCAGAGCAGGTTTCTTTCTGTTTTAATAGACCCGAACCAGAGATAATATCCCTATTCGCTTTGGAAGAAAAGGTGGAAGGTGTATCTATTCGGGGAACTCGCTGGGAACTGGAAAATGTTTCCCTTGAAATGGCGCGGCCTTATGCTATAAGCAACAGGCTCGAAAAAAGCAGAGAGGATTACGTTGAAATCTCAGTAGACAAAGGAAGACTTGCAGTGTATCTTTACTGGACAGAATAA
- a CDS encoding FtsK/SpoIIIE family DNA translocase — protein MKLFNFKKGKKRGRPKQKNEERQRIREDRIRRLAKGMRLFFFFLLIGDIYVIASLFSFWTGEFGLFIRQILTQRGGGAVLIILIFGAYVCLSILLHRKIQQLAVQTLATLFLFTAGALVLGLLERLNGPSVWGVLKPGFFGQNLTQFFLVNGGFFGTLLFCFAALFTSTVLYGFIKTRTILAFGRTVLSGITNLRPSESKKTVQIENESNTNASADERTAAMEAEETTETDKENIAEYEDLPVITTFERTSSFERTYGKEDGHLDSETKKDVDLSPNVRMILKEEDSTDVEGEALPEIDIKKEDMKEEITAGKFPPPLELFGAPEPPEQDLGEQKAKEQAEAIISTLADFDVQAELAEIVIGPTVIQFQVQLAPGIKVSKIAGLANDLAVALAVPALRVEAPIPGKPYVGIEIPNPKRRGVLLRRILESQAFEQADYNLPLPMGVRVDSRPLIIGLEDLPHLLVAGTTGSGKSVFVNSCIAGLCYCRKPEELRLLMIDPKRVELSIYEHLPHMLAKPVTSPKKAIQALAWAVREMEQRYDIFAKARVRNLAGYNEKAIPKDRLPHIVIIVDELADLMFTAQKDVEDYICRLAQMARATGIHLLLATQRPSVNVVTGLIKANIPARVAFTLPSQADSRTIIDVSGAEKLLGKGDMLFVSPRFPKPVRLQSPYIEDGKSLEFINYMKALFGKPEYIDIEEQGGSSGDGSGADSPFTDDPLLEEAMQIILDSGIASASRLQRQLRIGFTRAARLIDTMEQLGIVGPPEGSKPREILVDDQRALEILDEHI, from the coding sequence ATGAAACTCTTTAACTTTAAAAAGGGGAAAAAACGCGGACGCCCTAAACAAAAAAATGAAGAACGACAAAGAATTCGCGAGGATAGAATTCGCCGCCTGGCGAAGGGGATGCGTCTGTTTTTTTTCTTTTTACTTATTGGCGATATCTACGTCATAGCGTCTCTTTTCTCTTTTTGGACAGGAGAATTCGGTCTGTTCATTCGACAAATTCTTACACAAAGAGGGGGAGGGGCCGTTCTTATTATTCTCATATTCGGCGCTTATGTCTGTCTTTCCATTTTGTTGCATCGAAAGATCCAGCAGCTGGCAGTACAGACGTTGGCCACACTCTTTCTCTTTACGGCAGGCGCGCTCGTATTAGGCCTTCTGGAACGATTAAACGGCCCATCAGTATGGGGCGTACTGAAGCCTGGTTTTTTTGGACAAAACCTGACACAGTTCTTTTTAGTCAATGGAGGTTTTTTTGGAACTCTCCTTTTCTGCTTTGCAGCTCTTTTTACATCTACCGTTCTTTATGGTTTTATAAAAACAAGAACTATTTTAGCTTTCGGGCGAACCGTGCTAAGCGGCATTACGAATCTCCGGCCTTCAGAATCTAAAAAAACTGTGCAAATTGAAAATGAAAGTAACACAAATGCCTCAGCAGATGAAAGAACAGCCGCTATGGAAGCTGAGGAGACTACAGAAACTGATAAAGAAAACATTGCCGAATACGAAGATCTGCCAGTCATTACAACTTTTGAAAGAACTTCTTCCTTCGAGAGAACTTATGGCAAAGAAGATGGACATCTTGATAGCGAAACTAAAAAAGACGTGGACTTATCACCAAATGTTCGAATGATATTGAAAGAGGAAGACTCTACTGACGTAGAAGGAGAAGCGTTGCCTGAAATCGATATAAAGAAAGAAGACATGAAAGAAGAAATAACCGCAGGGAAATTCCCGCCCCCCCTGGAACTTTTTGGAGCTCCTGAGCCGCCAGAGCAGGATCTAGGAGAACAAAAAGCCAAGGAGCAGGCGGAGGCTATTATATCCACATTAGCCGACTTTGACGTACAGGCAGAACTGGCAGAAATAGTTATCGGCCCCACAGTCATTCAGTTTCAAGTACAGCTCGCGCCAGGAATAAAAGTTAGTAAAATTGCAGGATTGGCAAATGATCTTGCTGTAGCACTTGCTGTCCCTGCCTTACGGGTAGAAGCACCTATTCCGGGAAAACCCTATGTAGGAATAGAGATTCCCAACCCTAAACGGAGAGGTGTACTGTTAAGACGAATTCTTGAATCGCAAGCCTTTGAACAAGCCGACTACAACCTTCCACTGCCAATGGGAGTACGAGTCGACTCAAGGCCCCTTATTATCGGTCTGGAAGATTTGCCCCACCTTCTTGTTGCGGGAACGACAGGTTCGGGAAAAAGCGTATTTGTAAATAGCTGTATCGCAGGACTTTGCTATTGTCGTAAACCGGAAGAACTCAGATTGCTTATGATCGACCCCAAACGGGTTGAGCTCAGCATTTATGAGCATTTGCCCCACATGTTGGCCAAACCTGTGACATCTCCTAAAAAAGCTATTCAAGCCTTGGCATGGGCAGTACGGGAGATGGAGCAGAGATACGACATTTTTGCAAAAGCTCGGGTTCGAAATCTGGCGGGATACAACGAAAAAGCAATACCCAAAGACAGGCTCCCACACATAGTCATAATAGTGGATGAGCTTGCAGATCTGATGTTTACCGCTCAAAAAGACGTGGAAGACTATATTTGCCGGCTTGCGCAAATGGCAAGGGCTACAGGTATCCATCTTTTGCTCGCTACTCAGCGACCATCTGTAAATGTGGTTACAGGGCTTATTAAAGCGAATATCCCAGCCCGTGTCGCATTTACATTGCCATCTCAGGCGGATTCCAGAACTATCATTGATGTTTCCGGAGCAGAAAAACTTCTAGGGAAAGGGGATATGCTTTTTGTCAGCCCCAGGTTCCCCAAGCCGGTGCGCCTCCAATCTCCCTATATAGAAGATGGCAAATCCCTTGAATTCATCAATTATATGAAGGCTCTTTTTGGTAAACCGGAGTATATTGATATAGAAGAACAGGGGGGGAGCAGTGGAGATGGCTCTGGTGCCGACTCTCCTTTTACTGATGATCCTCTGCTCGAAGAAGCTATGCAAATTATCCTTGACTCTGGCATCGCCTCAGCAAGCCGCCTGCAGAGGCAGCTCCGTATAGGTTTTACTCGGGCCGCCCGCCTTATAGACACAATGGAACAGCTTGGGATCGTAGGGCCTCCTGAAGGTTCTAAGCCGCGTGAAATTCTTGTAGATGATCAAAGGGCACTGGAGATTTTAGATGAACACATCTAA
- a CDS encoding TldD/PmbA family protein produces MSHLALKEALESLHRHDIDFADLFFESSSFHSSSFEDKTMEEISTSLREGVGARILFNDLTSFAHMPGVTLKDGLTALQEAALNMGIIIPSTTLDNNLLERVVREVIPPQPADQKFFHYIDQALRQKSSLVTQVSINYTLSSRQIAIINDKGELRKDERAYTSFSVEVVVEKEEQIQTGYESAARAESPDLFWQHHDPDALAQRALDEALLMLDAPDCPAGTMPVLLSGEAGGTLIHEACGHGLEADIIQKDYSVYRNKLGEKVASPLVTMIDDGTISGLYGSYSIDDEGMPAKRTVLIENGILKAYLTDMVSSKKDNLPLSGNGRRSSYRNPPIPRMSNTFILPGNNEPEEMIKGIDYGLYVKRMGGGEVNPTTGDFVFQVTEGYLIQRGSIIHPVKGALLTGNGPEALMDIVGVGKDLHFLPGTCGKAGQSVPVTDGQPSLLIKKMTVGGSSTDHETL; encoded by the coding sequence ATGAGCCATTTGGCGCTAAAAGAAGCACTAGAATCACTCCATCGTCATGACATAGATTTTGCAGATTTATTTTTTGAATCCTCTTCATTCCATAGCTCTTCTTTTGAAGATAAAACTATGGAAGAAATTAGCACTTCCCTCAGGGAAGGGGTAGGGGCAAGGATATTATTCAATGATTTGACATCTTTTGCCCATATGCCAGGTGTAACGCTCAAAGACGGCCTGACCGCACTGCAGGAAGCAGCTTTAAATATGGGGATTATCATCCCATCAACAACTTTGGATAACAACCTTCTCGAAAGAGTTGTAAGAGAAGTAATCCCTCCCCAACCAGCGGACCAGAAGTTTTTCCATTATATCGACCAGGCTCTTCGGCAAAAAAGCTCTCTTGTGACTCAAGTTTCCATAAACTATACCCTTTCATCCCGTCAGATCGCTATCATTAACGATAAAGGCGAACTGAGAAAAGACGAAAGGGCCTATACAAGCTTTAGTGTAGAGGTTGTAGTAGAAAAAGAGGAACAGATACAGACAGGATATGAAAGTGCGGCAAGGGCAGAATCTCCTGATCTCTTTTGGCAACACCACGATCCAGACGCCCTCGCTCAAAGGGCCCTCGATGAGGCTCTATTGATGCTGGACGCTCCTGATTGCCCTGCAGGGACAATGCCTGTTTTGCTTTCCGGAGAAGCAGGCGGAACTCTTATTCATGAAGCTTGCGGCCATGGACTGGAAGCAGACATTATTCAAAAGGACTACTCCGTGTATCGCAATAAACTGGGAGAAAAAGTGGCGAGCCCTCTTGTGACCATGATTGACGACGGCACTATTTCAGGACTCTATGGCAGCTATTCTATCGATGATGAAGGGATGCCGGCAAAGCGAACAGTTCTCATAGAAAACGGGATTTTAAAGGCGTACTTGACAGATATGGTCTCATCAAAGAAAGATAATTTACCTCTTTCAGGCAATGGACGGCGGAGTTCATACAGAAATCCGCCTATCCCCCGCATGAGCAATACCTTTATTCTTCCAGGAAACAATGAACCTGAAGAAATGATCAAAGGCATAGATTATGGCCTGTATGTAAAGAGGATGGGTGGAGGAGAAGTAAACCCTACAACAGGAGATTTTGTTTTTCAGGTGACGGAGGGTTATCTTATTCAAAGGGGGAGCATAATCCATCCTGTAAAGGGTGCTCTTCTCACAGGAAATGGGCCGGAAGCCCTTATGGATATAGTAGGGGTAGGAAAAGATCTGCATTTTCTTCCAGGCACATGCGGCAAAGCTGGTCAATCAGTTCCAGTGACAGATGGACAACCATCACTGCTTATAAAAAAGATGACAGTTGGAGGAAGCTCGACAGACCATGAAACTCTTTAA
- the mltG gene encoding endolytic transglycosylase MltG has protein sequence MDKFIDGLLFLIVSIYIVFISMQSPQWWDEQFPLGRGEPVSVLVLPSQTAREIASKFQDAGVVENSKELAFWMSRLGIDRKIKTGMYSIRKGSPWEVARQLGKATPFQDKMTLIPGSDIFSIAEQFQLTEAKELASLLLKDEFFDNSLLSLLPADAETRAAFLLPDTYNVAQTSPEALIQAGTALWWKKFGDRVKGNSPQEVTDLAILASLIEREAKRDEERALIAGVIQNRLKIKMPLQIDATVVYAWKREGEVLQRVLYKHLEVESPYNTYKKLGLPPTAICVPSKASWEAALVPEKTEYLYYVARKNGEHIFAKTYKDHLANIRKIRGEKQ, from the coding sequence ATGGATAAATTCATTGATGGTCTGTTATTCCTTATTGTCTCTATCTATATTGTTTTTATTAGCATGCAATCACCTCAATGGTGGGATGAACAGTTTCCCTTAGGGAGAGGGGAGCCTGTTTCTGTGCTCGTGCTGCCAAGCCAAACCGCAAGAGAAATCGCTTCCAAGTTTCAGGACGCTGGTGTTGTAGAGAATTCGAAGGAGCTTGCATTTTGGATGAGTCGGTTAGGCATTGACCGAAAAATTAAAACTGGTATGTATTCCATACGCAAAGGTTCACCATGGGAAGTAGCAAGACAGTTGGGAAAAGCCACTCCTTTTCAGGATAAAATGACTTTAATTCCCGGATCTGATATTTTTTCCATCGCTGAGCAATTTCAATTGACAGAAGCAAAAGAACTGGCTTCCCTTCTTCTGAAGGACGAGTTTTTTGATAATTCTCTTCTGTCATTACTCCCTGCCGATGCAGAAACACGGGCTGCTTTTTTACTTCCAGACACATATAATGTAGCACAAACATCCCCTGAAGCCTTGATACAGGCTGGAACGGCTCTATGGTGGAAAAAGTTCGGTGACCGTGTAAAGGGCAACTCTCCTCAGGAAGTTACAGATTTAGCAATACTGGCCTCCCTCATTGAACGGGAAGCTAAAAGAGACGAAGAGCGTGCACTTATAGCAGGAGTCATTCAAAACAGGCTCAAGATAAAGATGCCTCTGCAAATCGATGCAACAGTTGTCTATGCCTGGAAAAGGGAGGGGGAGGTTCTTCAGCGAGTGCTTTACAAGCATCTGGAAGTGGAATCCCCTTATAATACCTATAAAAAACTAGGACTTCCTCCCACTGCAATCTGTGTACCTTCCAAGGCCTCATGGGAAGCGGCATTAGTCCCAGAAAAAACTGAGTATCTCTATTATGTAGCAAGGAAAAACGGCGAACATATCTTTGCTAAAACATACAAGGATCATTTGGCCAACATTCGAAAGATACGGGGCGAAAAACAATGA
- the amrS gene encoding AmmeMemoRadiSam system radical SAM enzyme has translation MAYEASWWHKEGGTVVCDLCFHHCSLRYGQKGFCGVRMNQKDKGLVSLNYGFVSSVGIDPVEKKPLFHWNPGTSILSLGSIGCNMRCQFCQNWQISTCSDTVSLSFLLPSELVDIAKKENIKSVAFTYNEPFIWYEYVLESAIKLKKEGFSVVVVSNGMINPEPLQELLPYIDGANIDIKAFDPQTYSFLGGDLRSAKRTVEAMVEAHVHVELTSLIVPGIHNDVLWLEPLAQWAASVSPNIVLHISRYFPSYKWHRPATPLNMLNEAKERAAQYLPFVYLGNIDTPAVTLCPNCGAAVIERHGYKTHIINLDEKGNCSLCGNHIVTLT, from the coding sequence ATGGCTTACGAAGCATCCTGGTGGCATAAAGAAGGAGGCACTGTTGTCTGCGATCTTTGTTTTCACCACTGTTCTTTAAGGTATGGCCAAAAAGGCTTTTGCGGCGTACGGATGAACCAGAAAGACAAGGGGCTTGTCAGCCTAAACTATGGTTTTGTATCCTCTGTAGGCATTGATCCAGTAGAAAAAAAACCTCTTTTTCACTGGAATCCAGGTACTTCCATTCTTTCTTTAGGAAGCATCGGGTGTAATATGCGCTGTCAATTTTGTCAGAACTGGCAGATATCCACATGTTCTGACACTGTTTCTCTTTCTTTTCTTCTGCCTTCTGAGCTGGTTGACATTGCAAAAAAAGAAAATATAAAATCTGTCGCCTTTACATATAATGAACCTTTTATCTGGTACGAATATGTGCTCGAATCAGCTATCAAACTTAAAAAAGAGGGCTTTTCTGTAGTGGTTGTTTCAAATGGCATGATCAACCCAGAGCCCTTGCAAGAACTGCTTCCATACATAGATGGAGCAAATATTGATATAAAGGCCTTTGATCCTCAAACGTATTCCTTTCTTGGCGGCGACCTTAGAAGTGCAAAAAGAACAGTGGAAGCTATGGTTGAAGCTCATGTTCATGTGGAACTTACAAGCCTCATCGTTCCAGGAATTCACAACGATGTCCTATGGCTGGAGCCTCTTGCTCAATGGGCGGCTTCCGTGTCCCCCAATATAGTTTTGCATATTTCCAGATATTTCCCCAGTTACAAATGGCATCGCCCAGCGACACCTCTGAACATGTTGAATGAAGCAAAAGAACGGGCAGCTCAATATTTGCCCTTTGTTTATCTAGGTAATATTGATACTCCAGCAGTCACTCTCTGCCCCAACTGCGGGGCAGCAGTCATAGAACGCCATGGATATAAGACACACATTATAAACCTGGATGAAAAAGGCAACTGTTCGCTGTGTGGAAATCATATAGTTACCCTTACTTAA
- the amrA gene encoding AmmeMemoRadiSam system protein A has translation MWKWACLVPHPPIIIPEVGRGNEKEAVRTIQGMSDLTQRLEKEKPDILFLLSPHAPYTRGLLFLEAQLYKGDLSLFGVPEISMQINGNEEKTELISNYLKQSVPVEVIKEKKGHLDHASLVPLYFFYKKWGSLPNLILANPIGLTLEESAKVGEMLHQFRDALQWGLVASGDLSHRVKPGAPAGYSPLGAFFDEQVVRAIQHSDPDLLLSLPMRTIEEAGECGLRSVLIFLGLSGHTTKLLSYEAPFGVGYAVALAIPQKTYPGLARKTIEMYVKEKRKPTKDEQKSWSPEEALDQKGACFVSLKTKEGHLRGCIGTILSSYSSLSEEVIENAIAAASEDPRFAPVEQEELKNIVVSVDILSEPEKIDSENDLDPKRYGVIVSKGMRKGVLLPDLEGVDSVEKQLTIASQKAGIFSLDNVTIYRFTVQRFPERRD, from the coding sequence ATGTGGAAATGGGCTTGTCTCGTTCCTCATCCGCCTATCATTATTCCGGAAGTTGGGCGTGGCAATGAAAAAGAAGCTGTTCGTACTATTCAAGGCATGTCTGATCTGACACAAAGGCTTGAAAAAGAGAAGCCGGATATTCTCTTTTTACTTTCTCCCCATGCTCCTTACACTCGGGGACTTTTGTTTCTTGAAGCTCAGCTCTATAAAGGGGATCTTTCATTATTTGGTGTTCCTGAAATTTCAATGCAAATTAACGGCAACGAAGAAAAAACAGAGTTAATAAGCAACTATCTCAAACAAAGTGTACCAGTGGAAGTCATAAAAGAAAAGAAAGGGCATCTTGATCATGCTTCCCTTGTCCCCCTATACTTTTTTTATAAAAAATGGGGTTCTTTGCCCAACCTCATTTTGGCTAATCCTATAGGGCTGACCCTTGAGGAATCGGCTAAAGTCGGGGAAATGCTTCATCAATTCCGTGACGCCCTTCAATGGGGACTTGTTGCTAGCGGCGATCTTTCTCATCGAGTTAAACCTGGCGCCCCAGCCGGATATTCACCTCTTGGCGCATTCTTTGATGAACAGGTAGTTCGCGCAATTCAACACTCTGATCCAGATCTTCTTCTCAGTTTGCCTATGAGAACCATTGAAGAAGCCGGGGAATGCGGCCTGCGGTCAGTACTCATCTTTCTTGGTCTTTCTGGCCATACGACAAAACTTCTCTCTTATGAAGCGCCCTTTGGAGTCGGCTATGCTGTAGCTCTAGCCATCCCCCAAAAGACCTACCCAGGGCTAGCTCGTAAAACCATAGAAATGTATGTAAAAGAAAAACGGAAACCGACAAAAGATGAGCAAAAGTCTTGGTCTCCAGAAGAAGCACTAGACCAGAAGGGAGCCTGCTTCGTTTCTTTAAAAACAAAAGAAGGTCATCTGCGAGGGTGTATTGGCACTATTCTTTCGTCATATTCATCCCTTTCGGAAGAAGTAATAGAAAACGCTATTGCAGCTGCGTCAGAAGACCCCCGTTTTGCGCCGGTGGAACAAGAAGAATTAAAAAATATCGTCGTTTCTGTGGATATACTTTCAGAGCCAGAAAAAATTGATTCAGAAAATGACCTGGATCCTAAACGATATGGAGTCATCGTTTCCAAGGGAATGAGAAAAGGGGTTCTTCTGCCGGATCTTGAGGGAGTGGATAGTGTAGAAAAGCAATTGACCATCGCTTCCCAGAAAGCTGGAATCTTTTCTCTTGACAATGTAACCATATATCGATTCACGGTACAGCGCTTCCCAGAAAGAAGGGACTGA
- the queA gene encoding tRNA preQ1(34) S-adenosylmethionine ribosyltransferase-isomerase QueA — MVPNLYDIESYAYDLPEGRIAQTPASPRNHSRLLVLDKNSGTMIHSRFYELHRFLKEGDVIVLNDTRVIPARLFGVKEKGSARAEILLLKPLDGLWKRWEALVRPGRRLRPGSIVIVREDIPVQVQEALADGVRVVRFPEECNVLSLLEEVGEIPFPPYIKSTTATALDYQTVFAKRNGSSAAPTASLHFTENQLRDLEDKHGITFAWVTLHVGLGTFRPVQEEDIRQHVIHEEYCEVPEETAALIRKAKEEGRRIIASGTTVARTLESMATHDENVVQYGRKNTSLFIYPAYQFSVIDGLITNFHLPRSTLLMLVAALAGYDNIMEVYETAVKMGYRFFSFGDAMLIQ; from the coding sequence ATGGTACCAAACCTTTACGACATAGAATCTTATGCTTATGATCTTCCTGAAGGTCGTATTGCGCAAACTCCTGCCTCTCCTCGCAATCATTCGAGACTTCTTGTGCTCGATAAGAACAGCGGAACTATGATTCATTCTCGCTTTTACGAACTTCATCGTTTTTTGAAGGAAGGAGATGTCATAGTCTTAAACGACACGCGAGTTATTCCCGCCCGCCTCTTTGGCGTTAAAGAAAAGGGCAGTGCCCGAGCTGAAATACTGCTTCTCAAGCCGCTGGACGGACTGTGGAAAAGATGGGAAGCACTGGTTCGGCCGGGAAGGCGGCTTAGACCAGGAAGTATCGTTATCGTCAGGGAAGACATACCGGTACAGGTACAGGAAGCATTAGCTGATGGAGTTCGTGTTGTCCGATTCCCAGAAGAATGTAATGTGCTGTCTTTGCTGGAAGAAGTGGGAGAGATTCCTTTTCCGCCCTACATAAAAAGCACCACGGCTACAGCACTAGACTATCAAACCGTTTTTGCAAAACGCAACGGATCGTCCGCAGCACCCACAGCAAGTTTGCACTTTACAGAAAATCAGCTGAGGGATCTTGAGGATAAACATGGCATAACTTTTGCCTGGGTTACTCTTCATGTTGGCTTAGGTACTTTCAGACCTGTTCAGGAAGAAGACATTCGTCAACACGTAATTCATGAAGAATATTGCGAGGTACCAGAGGAAACAGCGGCTCTCATACGAAAAGCCAAAGAAGAGGGTCGCAGGATTATCGCTTCAGGCACTACTGTTGCAAGGACATTGGAGAGCATGGCAACCCATGATGAAAACGTTGTCCAGTACGGTAGAAAAAACACTTCTCTTTTTATCTATCCTGCTTACCAATTCTCAGTAATTGACGGTCTTATTACAAACTTTCATCTTCCCAGAAGTACCCTTCTTATGCTTGTAGCCGCTTTAGCGGGGTACGACAATATTATGGAGGTCTATGAAACAGCAGTGAAAATGGGGTATCGTTTCTTCTCTTTTGGAGATGCCATGCTGATACAGTAA
- a CDS encoding SpoIID/LytB domain-containing protein, whose product MKRMIWIIFLLILAGGSFSDAPLISSSRAEAEPNPIRVGVGIGLSQTTISAKSPIILKDGNGKKFRANNNITIGYASKNTVKIGKHSLKLPLELSSKGFLKFNKVEYRGIIRILSNGNSFNVVNVLDVEDYLRGVLKMETNPAWHLEALKAQAVISRTYALKNRGKYGSKGFDLTATPNCQVYRGVNAETSRTDQAIKETKGVVVVYGSDLALTPFHSDSGGATANVAEVWSSSIPYLRGVKEAASYDSPYSSWNLTLSSQQIQEALNKTGANVGDVIDLQVNQRDAFGRPVTLIAKGSHGTKEIKTHQFRMAVGPTQLRSTFFTINGETGSSTIQGPQRNTSTGSQPTSLKKEDLGDINGPMTWEEEQSLITLTQQGAFSANEMIDMLMHPEKKKTYLLQVLKKGTQQKAAGAPSKVSAQSSSRRPSKGTFVFSGKGWGHGVGLSQWGAKSLAEQGWKYAKILQHYYPGTNLKQR is encoded by the coding sequence ATGAAACGAATGATCTGGATCATCTTTTTATTAATACTCGCTGGGGGCAGCTTTTCAGATGCCCCCCTAATAAGCAGCTCCCGTGCAGAAGCAGAACCCAACCCCATAAGAGTTGGCGTGGGAATAGGTCTTTCACAGACAACCATTTCGGCGAAGTCTCCAATCATCTTGAAAGACGGCAACGGTAAAAAATTTCGGGCAAACAATAATATTACTATTGGATACGCAAGCAAAAATACAGTTAAGATTGGCAAACATTCTCTTAAACTTCCTCTGGAGTTAAGCTCTAAAGGCTTCTTAAAATTCAACAAAGTAGAGTACAGAGGCATTATTCGCATTCTCAGCAATGGCAACTCCTTTAATGTGGTCAATGTGTTAGACGTAGAAGACTACTTGAGAGGTGTTCTAAAAATGGAAACAAATCCTGCCTGGCATCTTGAGGCTTTAAAGGCTCAGGCTGTCATCTCTCGAACCTATGCTTTAAAGAACAGGGGGAAATATGGGAGTAAGGGATTTGATCTCACGGCAACCCCAAACTGCCAGGTCTATCGGGGAGTCAATGCTGAAACTTCCAGAACGGACCAGGCCATTAAAGAAACAAAAGGCGTTGTCGTAGTTTATGGTTCTGATTTAGCCCTTACCCCCTTTCATTCAGACAGTGGGGGCGCCACTGCCAATGTTGCTGAAGTATGGAGCAGTTCCATTCCATACTTGAGAGGTGTCAAGGAAGCCGCTTCCTATGATTCTCCCTATTCATCGTGGAATCTCACTCTCTCTTCACAGCAAATCCAGGAAGCACTCAATAAAACTGGAGCAAACGTCGGAGATGTCATAGATCTCCAAGTGAATCAGCGGGATGCTTTTGGCCGCCCTGTAACCCTTATAGCAAAGGGGAGCCATGGTACGAAGGAGATAAAGACACATCAATTCCGAATGGCTGTCGGCCCGACACAATTAAGAAGCACCTTCTTCACTATTAATGGGGAGACTGGCAGTTCCACAATCCAAGGGCCTCAACGCAATACTTCAACTGGGAGCCAGCCCACGTCATTAAAAAAAGAAGACCTTGGAGACATTAATGGCCCTATGACTTGGGAAGAAGAGCAGAGCCTCATCACATTGACACAGCAAGGTGCTTTTTCCGCTAATGAAATGATAGACATGCTTATGCACCCAGAAAAGAAAAAGACATATCTTTTGCAAGTATTAAAGAAGGGCACCCAACAAAAAGCAGCCGGGGCGCCATCTAAAGTTTCTGCCCAGAGCTCTTCAAGAAGACCATCTAAGGGAACCTTTGTTTTTTCTGGCAAGGGCTGGGGGCACGGTGTGGGCCTTTCACAATGGGGAGCCAAGAGTCTCGCTGAGCAGGGGTGGAAATATGCTAAAATACTTCAGCATTACTACCCAGGTACAAATCTTAAACAACGATAA